AGTCCATTCTTTGGTGGAAAAAAAGTGCGACATCATCATTTTATACAGTCGCAAACTCTCCTGTGAGCAAATTGTCGCGTTAAGTCGCTCTATCACGATTCCCATCGTGACAGTTGGGCGTCTAGTGCCACAAGAAGCGGGATTTTCCATCTCTTTTGACCAAGCTAACGCAGTCAAAAAAGCGGGGGGACATCTTATTGAACTCGGACATAAGCAACTCTCCTACATCGGCCCCAAACCAAGTACTCCTACTGCGACACTTCGCCTGCAAGGCTTTCATCAGTTAGTCGAGCAATACGCTCATCAAGGAGTCACGGGTAAAGTTTGCTTGTCACCGTTCGGTTTTATGGAAAGTTATCAAGCAACCAAAGCCTACCTTGAAAGTGGCGATTGTTTTGGCACTGCGATTGTCGCTGCAGCCGACGACATTGCAATTGGCTGTATTAAGGCATTGCGCGAACAAGGCATCAAAGTTCCGCAAGATATCTCTGTCGTTAGCATCGACAACGACCCTTGCTCTCCTTTTGTCGAGCCACCGCTGACCACTATTGATATCCCAATTAAATCAATTACCGAGCGCGCAATGGAAGTCGCTAAGCAATTGATTGAAAAAGGTATAACACCAAAACCTGAAGTGTACTCCGGTGACCTAATCATCCGAGAATCTGCTATCAAACACCTTCCGTAACCCTACTCGCCATTAAGTCTTTGTGCTTAGTGGCAAACTAACATGGACTGTTTCCCCTCCTTTTTTACCCTGAACAAAATTTGATCAACCTTACACAAATTCGCGGTGTATCTGCTTTTTGTGTGAAGTAAGACGCATGAGTGTAACCGGTTTCTGAAACCGGTTTCTTTACTAACTATATTAATAGTCAATTAATCAACACTCGCTAATCAAGGAGCAGCAAAATGAAGATCTTTCTTTGTTGTGCAGCAGGAATGTCTACCAGCATGCTGGTAACCAAAATGGAGCAAGCCGCTCAAGCACAAAACATTAAATGCGAAATTTCCGCCCACTCGGTCGCGGAATTTGAAGATTGCATTACCGTGTGTGACGTTTGTTTGGTAGCACCACAAGTGAAATTTAAATTCGAGGATTTCAAACGTGAAGCCGCAGCATTAGGAAAAGCCTGTGGACTCATCGACATGATGAACTATGGAATGCTCAAAGGGGATGCGGTACTGGCTCAAGCAATCGAGCTATACAACGCACGATAACTAAGGACTGGGGGTAAACATGTCACTTTTTGATAAAATTATGGGCTTCGTCGAAAACGTCGTCGCGCCCGCAGCAGGCAAAGTCTCTGCTCAGAAACACGTCATTGCGGTCAAAGATGGTTTTGTCGCAACCATGCCATTCTTGATCGTTGGTTCATTGTTGCTTGTGCTGGCGTTCCCACCATCAGATTCAGGATTCTTCTTTGAAGGTTGGCACGGCTTAATCAATGCGATTGGTCAAGATAACATTATGGCTCCGTTCCAAGTCAGCATGGGTATCTTTGCCATTTATGCGTCGTTTGGTATTGGCTTTAGCTTAGCTGAATCTTACAAGCTAAGACCAATGAACACCGGCATGCTTTCTATGTTTGCCTTCATTCTTTCTGCGGCCCCTATGGTGAGTGTTGATATCGGTGGCGTGC
This is a stretch of genomic DNA from Vibrio panuliri. It encodes these proteins:
- a CDS encoding LacI family DNA-binding transcriptional regulator: MATINDVCRAAGVSKATVSRVINGTGQVKQSTREKVEAVMAQLNYRPSSLAQALASQSANSIGLVISDFTGGYFGSLLKQASVSAEQMGKQLLFADGHNNAEDELSAVHSLVEKKCDIIILYSRKLSCEQIVALSRSITIPIVTVGRLVPQEAGFSISFDQANAVKKAGGHLIELGHKQLSYIGPKPSTPTATLRLQGFHQLVEQYAHQGVTGKVCLSPFGFMESYQATKAYLESGDCFGTAIVAAADDIAIGCIKALREQGIKVPQDISVVSIDNDPCSPFVEPPLTTIDIPIKSITERAMEVAKQLIEKGITPKPEVYSGDLIIRESAIKHLP
- a CDS encoding PTS sugar transporter subunit IIB produces the protein MKIFLCCAAGMSTSMLVTKMEQAAQAQNIKCEISAHSVAEFEDCITVCDVCLVAPQVKFKFEDFKREAAALGKACGLIDMMNYGMLKGDAVLAQAIELYNAR